From Myxococcales bacterium, the proteins below share one genomic window:
- the mnmA gene encoding tRNA 2-thiouridine(34) synthase MnmA, whose product MSGGVDSGVAAARLVDQGYDVVGVTLHLWDYPDSPDEKGGHGRCCAPEDQYDARRTADALGFPHYTFDRRELFRLRVVDPFVEAYLEGETPSPCTACNRTVKLGELEGIARRLGATRIATGHYARAGRSAQGHARILEAKDARKDQSYFLYATPHSLVEKMLFPLGESHKPEVRAEAVARDLPGATKGESQELCFVGQGDHAYVGLVEERADKARIRPGPIVDADGRVVGRHEGVHRYTVGQRRGLGVAVGKPAFVSRIDPSTGTVTLGDAGDLLAREVDLEDVHLAEGATLPSRARVRIRYRHEGAFGHVLPLGPPGERRARVVLDEPVRAAVRGQIAVFYEGDAVLGGGRIVRVGAEVAP is encoded by the coding sequence ATGAGCGGCGGAGTCGACTCCGGCGTCGCCGCGGCGCGCCTCGTCGACCAGGGGTACGACGTGGTGGGTGTCACACTTCATTTGTGGGACTACCCCGACTCCCCCGACGAAAAGGGGGGCCACGGCCGGTGCTGCGCCCCCGAGGACCAGTACGACGCGCGCCGCACCGCCGACGCGCTCGGGTTCCCGCACTACACGTTCGACCGGCGCGAGCTCTTTCGTCTGCGCGTCGTCGACCCCTTCGTCGAAGCCTACCTCGAGGGCGAGACGCCGAGCCCGTGCACGGCGTGCAACCGCACCGTCAAGCTGGGCGAGCTCGAGGGCATCGCCCGTCGTCTCGGCGCGACGCGCATCGCCACCGGACACTACGCGAGGGCGGGCCGCTCGGCCCAAGGGCACGCCCGCATCCTCGAAGCCAAGGACGCGCGCAAAGACCAGAGCTACTTCCTCTACGCAACGCCCCACTCGCTCGTCGAAAAGATGCTCTTTCCTCTGGGCGAGAGCCACAAGCCCGAGGTGCGCGCCGAGGCCGTCGCGCGCGACCTGCCCGGCGCCACGAAGGGCGAGAGCCAAGAGCTCTGCTTCGTCGGCCAGGGCGATCACGCCTACGTGGGGCTCGTCGAAGAGCGCGCCGACAAGGCTCGCATCCGCCCCGGCCCCATCGTCGACGCCGACGGCCGGGTGGTCGGTCGGCACGAAGGTGTGCACAGGTACACGGTGGGGCAGCGGCGCGGCCTCGGGGTGGCCGTGGGCAAACCCGCCTTCGTGTCGCGCATCGATCCGTCGACCGGGACGGTGACCCTCGGGGACGCGGGCGACCTGCTCGCGCGTGAGGTCGACCTCGAGGACGTCCACCTCGCCGAGGGCGCGACGCTCCCTTCCCGGGCGCGCGTGCGGATTCGCTACCGCCACGAAGGCGCCTTCGGGCACGTGCTCCCGCTCGGCCCGCCGGGAGAACGCCGCGCACGTGTCGTGCTCGACGAGCCCGTGAGAGCGGCCGTTCGTGGGCAAATCGCCGTCTTCTACGAGGGTGACGCCGTCCTCGGGGGCGGCCGCATCGTGCGCGTCGGCGCCGAGGTCGCCCCATGA
- a CDS encoding sigma-70 family RNA polymerase sigma factor: MSAEGPPNAPSPNDPAVSARVTENLDLVEKLARSTKRLTPRADFDDLVGAGRMGLLLAARAFDPTAGVPFRAYASHRVRGAMLDHVRRAGNLSRAGMSRVRAYEKAQEITLAAAEEDGARKAPLSPEDADRALAERLSACATAMAMSMLRTGGTDDLEHVPEERDPAAALEQKLLLGKIEDALAERPETEREIVRLHYFEDLTLEEIGARLGLHKSWVCRVLARVVGDLAKRLDRRPVGAGP; encoded by the coding sequence GTGAGCGCCGAAGGCCCGCCGAACGCCCCGTCTCCGAACGACCCCGCCGTCTCCGCGCGGGTCACGGAGAACCTCGACCTCGTCGAGAAGCTCGCGCGCTCGACGAAACGGCTCACGCCTCGCGCGGACTTCGACGATCTCGTCGGCGCGGGCCGCATGGGTCTCCTCCTCGCGGCGCGCGCCTTCGATCCGACCGCAGGGGTGCCGTTCCGAGCCTACGCGAGCCACCGCGTGCGCGGAGCGATGCTCGACCACGTGAGGCGCGCCGGCAACCTGTCGCGCGCCGGCATGAGCCGCGTCCGCGCCTACGAAAAAGCACAAGAGATCACCCTCGCGGCCGCCGAAGAGGATGGCGCGCGAAAGGCCCCGCTCTCCCCCGAGGACGCCGACCGCGCCCTCGCCGAACGCCTCTCCGCGTGCGCGACCGCCATGGCGATGAGCATGCTGAGGACCGGCGGCACCGACGACCTCGAGCACGTCCCGGAGGAACGGGACCCCGCGGCCGCGCTCGAACAGAAGCTCCTCCTCGGAAAAATCGAGGACGCCCTCGCCGAGCGCCCGGAGACCGAGCGCGAGATCGTGCGGCTCCACTACTTCGAGGACCTCACCCTCGAGGAGATCGGGGCACGCCTCGGCTTGCACAAATCGTGGGTCTGCAGGGTGCTCGCGAGGGTCGTCGGCGACCTGGCGAAGCGCCTCGATCGACGCCCAGTCGGAGCCGGCCCGTGA
- a CDS encoding TlpA family protein disulfide reductase, whose product MVSSGKKRTDAGTGRRALFVAVAACFVACGGKGPEVAPVASREDARPFVFDSLDERPVSSEAFRGKPAVLVFLTTWDVASQAEVGIVSRMAQRDGDQVRYAIVALHEKHERELVENYARALKVTFPVALGDSESRVGRGPLGDVHAIPTVLVLDARGRIVQRHVGITKADVLRPSIEAAKLDAP is encoded by the coding sequence ATGGTTTCGTCGGGCAAAAAACGGACTGACGCCGGCACGGGGCGTCGCGCGCTCTTCGTCGCCGTGGCGGCGTGCTTCGTGGCGTGCGGGGGAAAAGGGCCCGAGGTCGCCCCGGTCGCGTCACGGGAAGACGCTCGTCCGTTCGTGTTCGATTCGCTCGACGAGCGCCCCGTCTCGAGCGAGGCCTTCCGCGGCAAACCCGCGGTGCTCGTCTTTCTCACCACCTGGGACGTGGCGAGCCAGGCCGAGGTCGGCATCGTCAGCCGCATGGCCCAAAGGGACGGCGACCAGGTCCGGTACGCCATCGTCGCCCTCCACGAGAAGCACGAACGCGAGCTCGTCGAGAACTACGCGCGCGCCCTCAAGGTGACGTTCCCCGTCGCCCTCGGTGACTCCGAGTCGCGTGTGGGGCGGGGCCCGCTCGGGGACGTGCACGCCATCCCGACCGTGCTCGTGCTCGACGCACGCGGTCGCATCGTCCAGAGGCACGTCGGCATCACGAAGGCCGACGTGCTCCGTCCGTCGATCGAGGCCGCCAAGCTCGACGCCCCGTGA
- a CDS encoding acyl-CoA synthetase yields MPTQLVDAWLSRRHDTSLAVIDGRGDHTYGEVVEGSLRVAAALRGERASLEGERVAVLVSPGADFVASVMGVVLAGGTGVVLTPLYPERERAYFCDDAGVHTLLVSDDMQDTARPHTPGRRVVSPSAVGATDAPFTLPESPSAPALQLYTSGTTGRPKGAVLTHENLSTQQSAVGRAWGFSPADILLHTLPLHHMHGLVIALFSALGAGACTRFHPFEAKAVWDEMAHATVFMGVPAMYQRLVVAYDGASLETRARWERNARGLRLATSGSAALPATLGEAFRTISGAYPLERFGMTEIGVGLTNPLVGERRPGTVGLPLETVETRIVDEHFADAPQGELLVRGPSVFAGYFQRADETRAAFVDDPAGGRPWFRTGDTVTRDVGPDGSPGAFRILGRTSVDILKSGGYKLSALEIEEVLREHGSVLDAAVVGLPDEAWGERVVACLLVRDGHAPPTEDDLRAFCRERLAPYKVPKAFLVRDALPRNPLGKVVKPTLVAELTRPAAAG; encoded by the coding sequence ATGCCGACCCAGCTCGTCGACGCGTGGCTCTCGAGACGACACGACACCTCCCTCGCCGTCATCGACGGCCGCGGCGATCACACGTACGGCGAGGTGGTCGAGGGCTCGCTGCGCGTCGCTGCCGCGCTCCGAGGAGAGCGCGCTTCGCTCGAAGGAGAGCGCGTCGCCGTGCTCGTCTCGCCGGGCGCCGATTTCGTCGCGTCGGTCATGGGCGTCGTGCTCGCGGGCGGCACGGGCGTCGTGCTGACGCCGCTCTATCCCGAGCGAGAGCGCGCGTATTTCTGTGACGACGCTGGCGTGCACACGCTGCTCGTCTCGGACGACATGCAAGACACGGCACGCCCACACACCCCCGGGCGACGCGTGGTGAGCCCGTCCGCCGTCGGCGCGACCGACGCGCCCTTCACCCTCCCCGAGAGCCCGAGCGCCCCCGCGCTGCAGCTCTACACGAGCGGCACGACGGGCCGCCCGAAGGGGGCCGTGCTCACCCACGAGAACCTCTCCACGCAGCAGAGCGCGGTGGGCCGTGCGTGGGGCTTCTCGCCCGCCGACATCCTCCTTCATACGCTCCCCCTTCACCACATGCACGGGCTGGTGATCGCCCTGTTTTCCGCGCTCGGGGCGGGAGCGTGCACGCGTTTCCACCCGTTCGAGGCCAAAGCCGTGTGGGACGAGATGGCGCACGCCACGGTCTTCATGGGCGTGCCCGCGATGTACCAAAGGCTCGTCGTGGCCTACGACGGCGCGAGCCTCGAGACGCGCGCCCGATGGGAACGAAACGCACGCGGGCTCCGCCTCGCCACGAGCGGAAGCGCCGCGCTGCCGGCCACGCTCGGAGAGGCGTTCCGCACGATCTCGGGGGCCTACCCGCTCGAGCGATTCGGCATGACCGAAATCGGCGTAGGGCTCACGAACCCGCTCGTCGGCGAGCGGCGCCCGGGCACGGTGGGTCTCCCGCTCGAGACCGTCGAGACGCGCATCGTCGATGAGCATTTCGCAGACGCCCCCCAAGGCGAGCTGCTCGTGCGCGGCCCGAGCGTCTTCGCGGGCTACTTCCAGCGCGCCGACGAGACCCGCGCGGCGTTCGTCGACGACCCCGCAGGCGGGCGGCCCTGGTTCCGCACGGGCGACACCGTGACTCGCGACGTCGGCCCCGATGGCTCGCCGGGCGCCTTTCGCATCCTGGGGCGCACGAGCGTCGATATTCTCAAGAGCGGCGGCTACAAGCTCTCGGCCCTCGAAATCGAGGAGGTGCTCCGCGAGCACGGGTCGGTGCTCGACGCGGCCGTCGTGGGTCTCCCCGACGAGGCGTGGGGCGAGCGTGTCGTCGCCTGCCTGCTCGTGAGAGACGGCCACGCCCCTCCGACCGAAGACGACCTCCGCGCCTTTTGCCGAGAGCGGCTCGCGCCCTACAAGGTGCCCAAGGCGTTCCTCGTGCGCGACGCCCTCCCGCGAAACCCGCTCGGCAAGGTCGTCAAGCCGACGCTGGTCGCCGAGCTCACCCGCCCCGCGGCGGCCGGCTGA
- the tsaA gene encoding tRNA (N6-threonylcarbamoyladenosine(37)-N6)-methyltransferase TrmO, with the protein MTSDVDAALVLRPIGIARTPYAEKADAPRQPRAAEGVAGVIEIRPDLADGLADLDGFDRLIVVFGFDRAHRTSSLKVLPPRSTTKRGVFATRSPHRPNPIGISVVRLVRVEKTSLHVLDVDLLDGTPIYDIKPYLAYTDAFPDAKAGWLEGDAPTVVAPKARASDPRAPYEVVLTDAAREACAFVEAETGLGLERRIREHLGLGPEPHAYRRIRREGDTMVLAVKEWRAVFVPREGERVIDVLRVRSGQSPRDLARGGPDLEVHRTFVARFG; encoded by the coding sequence ATGACAAGCGACGTCGACGCAGCTCTCGTCCTGCGCCCTATCGGGATCGCGCGCACGCCCTACGCCGAGAAGGCGGACGCCCCGCGCCAGCCGCGGGCGGCCGAGGGTGTCGCCGGGGTGATCGAGATCCGACCGGACCTCGCGGATGGGCTCGCCGACCTCGACGGCTTCGACAGGCTCATCGTGGTCTTCGGGTTCGACCGCGCGCACCGAACGTCGAGCCTGAAGGTGCTCCCGCCGCGGAGCACGACCAAACGCGGTGTCTTCGCGACGCGCTCGCCGCATCGCCCGAACCCGATTGGAATCTCCGTCGTTCGGCTCGTTCGCGTCGAGAAGACCTCCCTCCACGTGCTCGACGTCGACCTCCTCGACGGCACTCCCATCTACGACATCAAACCCTACCTCGCGTACACGGACGCCTTCCCGGACGCGAAGGCCGGCTGGCTTGAGGGCGACGCGCCGACCGTCGTCGCGCCCAAGGCTCGCGCGAGCGATCCCCGCGCTCCTTACGAAGTGGTGCTCACGGACGCCGCGCGTGAGGCGTGCGCGTTCGTCGAAGCCGAGACGGGCCTCGGGCTCGAGCGGCGCATCCGCGAGCACCTCGGCCTCGGACCGGAGCCGCACGCGTACCGGAGGATCCGGCGGGAGGGGGACACGATGGTCCTCGCGGTCAAGGAGTGGCGCGCCGTCTTCGTGCCACGCGAAGGAGAGAGGGTCATCGACGTCCTCCGCGTGCGCAGCGGACAGTCCCCTCGCGACCTCGCCCGAGGTGGCCCCGACCTCGAGGTGCACCGCACCTTCGTCGCGCGCTTCGGCTGA